The genomic segment CAGAGAACAGAGCAGTGCAACTGCTGTGAGCTTGTTTTATAGCATCTTCCCACTGCAGACATCAGAATGTGCTGTCATCGTTCACCAGTAGTACCACAGATCTTAAAGTCACTTAAGATCACTGATATTGTAAGATGCTGACTCAGTATGGAGAGAATGtgaagaaaataatacattttgaaacatgaaTGGGCAATTGTTTAAGGTGGTAATATAGTGTTGGTAGTAAAACTCAAAAAAATCAGCTGGTCTGAAGATGAGAATTCATGActccttttaaaatgtgtgttagggagcctgtttttatttccaactcCATCTTCCCCCCAAGGTCTGTGATTGACCGTCTGCAGAATGACACCCTCCTGGTAGTGATGGGAGATCATGGGATGACAGACACTGGAGATCACGGTGGAGAAAGTCAGAAGGAGACCGAtgcctctctcttcctctacagtccttcttctttgttttctggACCCCCGGCACAGGTCTTTATAAAGATGAGATCTCAAGGTTCTGAGTAGGGCAAACCGATCTATCTTAAGGAAGCTTTTGTGCACTTTAAAAAAGGTTGTTGTGCACTTATAGAAAAGCTAGAATTTActgagaaaaaatgaaaacatataaatagaaaaaataaaccaatattTAGAATATGGAAAGTAATCTAAAATGTATTGGTTCaatttaaatttgcttttaaaGAGCACATTCCAGTGAgctgtgtaaagtgtaaatgcaCTGAAAGTATCAACAAACTTCAATTTTAAAATCCAGAGAAATGTGCTCACCTCTCGTAGGTCTGTTCAGTTCAGTACTCAGAAAATGAAATAACCATTTACATCATGTTTATCTTTCGAATAACAGACGAGCAGTATTGGTTCGTGGTCCACTGTGCCTTTTCATCTAATGCATTAATTTGATGCTAGCAGACGGTACCTGCCTTTTCAGCAATAGAAGTGGATCTTACTGTAGAAAAACTCCACCTTTGATTTCCATAAATGCAGTTTCACTGGAGCGttacataatacattttactaAATTGTAGAGTGCACAGAAATTAGCATGACAATAAGACAGAGGAGATTATTAGATCTTATAtcttacatttagttttttttgtgccaGTTCCTATTTATTTGGAATCTATAATGTCTGGAATaccaaaaaacataattttgtcctttttgtagAGTGAACCTGATGTAGTGCCCCAGACTGACCTTGTGCCCACCCTTGCTCTGTTGCTGGGGGTTCCCATTCCATACAGCAGTGTGGGGCAGGTTCTCTTGCCTTTATTCCCACCTCATGGGCAGATAGAAGGTGCAGTTGGAGGTCTCAGCCAGCTGGAGGCACTGTGGATCAATGCAAAACAGGTAGCATGCGCAGAAAGgtgcaattgttttttttaacatctccAGAGAGACCAAGCATCAGACTTCTCATATCCTAGAGCATGTTCagtattggtgtgtgtgtttgtgtgtgtgtgtgtgtgtgtgtgtgtgtgtgtgtgtgtattgaatTTCCCCTCATGTCACTAATCTGTGTCTAAAGGTAAACCGTTTCCTGGAGACTTATTCCAGCATGGCCAAAGACATCCCGCCAGAGAGCGTCTCTAAGCTGAAGGATGAATTCTCAAGGCTCTCTTCTGAGTACCTCACATCAGTTAGAGAGGGGCGATCGCCCTCGCCAGAGCTGGCTGCCTCCGTGCAGACTTACCTCACCTCTGTTCGAGACACCTGCCGAGCCACATGGGCTCAATTTAACCCACTTAAGATGGCAGCAGGTTTAGCCATCCTGGCATTTGCTTGCCTGatatgttttgttctttctgaACTGTCACTTATGTTGCTCAGGGAGGATGGACCCCGACTGAAGGCCCCATTGGTGACGCCATTAGTGGGTGGAGTTTGTGTGGCTTCTTTCCAACTACTTACTCGGGGCTACATAGAGGTAGCGTGGTGCCTGGTTGTTGCTGCCTTCACCTCTGAACTCTTCTTCCTGTGGAAGGCTCATCGATCCAGAGTGTCTGATACAGCAAAGAATGGCTCTAAGGCTCCAAAATGTGCTAGCTGGCTGTCTCCCCGTTGCCTCCTTGCCCCCCCCCTCCTGGTAGCACTCCTCCGCTGTGCCTCCTTGCTCTCAGATAGCTACGTGATTGCTGAAGGTCGGGTAGTGACTTTCCTGGTGTTCTCTCTGGCTCTTTATATTCCCGTTCATCTCAACTGGGACAGCCTGCTTTTACCCCCCAGCCATGACCCTCTAAAGTGTGCAGGGTTGCTTCCTTCCTCAGCACTATCTCCATCGACCGTAAGGAAAGAAAGCAGCACCCTCCTGGGCTGTTTGGGACTCCTCATTGGGAGTCTTTACCTCTCGCTTTCTTTCCATGGCTGTCGAGAAGAGCAGGGCTCATGCCAGCCGTCCCCGTTCCTGTCTCCTCTTTCCCGCCTGCAGGATACCCAGTTGAAGAACCTCCACTATATCCTCTCTGTTGTCTCCCTGGGCTTATGGACACATCTGCTAAGATGCTGCCTCCGCCACTATGGTAACCTCAACTCTTCCGGTGGGACGGTGTTCACGGCTCGCTGGATCCTGCCACTGCTGTCTGTGTGCCTGGGGCTCCACTGGGCTGTTAGTGCCACTCCAGAGGACAGCTTCAGGAATCTGGCCGAGGTCATCAGCCTGGCTCAGCTGGCTCTCCCCAGGGCTGCCTTCTGCCTCCTGGGACTGGGGCTGTTCCTAATCTGGCTAGACCCCCTCACTGTGTTTTTGAAGACCCGTGCCGGACCGTTAGCCAGAGGTTCGTCACTCCCCCCGCCTCGCTACAGAGCCAGCACCAGCATCAGCCCGCAAGCTGAGCTGCACCACCTCATCCCCCAGATCTACCAGCGCATACGGCACTCACTGGATGACGGAGAGCTAACCAGGGGCAGCGAGGTGGAGGGCAGGCCCGCTGTGGAGGCCTACGGACTGGGAACTGTCTACTCTGCCCCCCTGCTTCTGTTCTGTGGCCTGCTGGGAATTGGCCTTCTGTTGCTGCACCCAGAGGGGATGGCTCTGTCttttctcctgctgctgctaGAAATGGCAGCTCTGTTGCACATTCACGCCTCCTCCACTACCCTCAGTGGCCTGCATGGAACATTTTCTGGTAAAATGTTTAGAACCACActgtttttctctgcctgttTTCCAGTCATGACAAAAATTAGAAACTGCATGATCTACATCCTATAAATATAGTTGTTATTGTTCCCCTCAGGTGGTTATAATGTGCCCTGGACTCCAGTAGTGCTGTGGTCCCTGGCTACCACCCAGTTCTTTCATGCCACAGGCCACCTTCCCACCTTTCCCTCCATCCAATGGGGGGCTGCATTTGTGGGATTTCCTGATGGTCACACAGGCACCATGCTGCCCGCCTCACTGGTTACCCTCAACACCTTTGCCGCACACATCCTGTTTGCAGGTAGTTAACAGAAAAGCAATGTCAAATGCTGTTAGtgacttttaataattaaaaaaaaaaaacactattctTCAGGAAAATTAGCTGTTAAATCTACAACAATtagcaaaacacaaaagtaaacaaaaatacacaaaaatgaatgtaattaagtattatttattatcttgTGTCGTCTTTAGTGGGCTGTCCACTGCTGCTCTTCTGGCCTCTGGTGTGTGAGGTACGTGGGAGCAGGGGAGAGAGAGCTTTCGGGGAAGAGGGTGAGGATGCTGTGATGGAGATGAGACTGAGAGAAAACCCCAATCAGTTCACATCTGCGCTCCTACAACTCTCAGCACGTTACCTCTTTATTCATGGAGCACAGGTATGACCACACACCAGAATGGTCCTCAATTTCTGGTCActgatttaagaaaaaaaagtgagtaATCTGAGCAGTAGGAGCTCAGATTAAGTCCCCTTTTGGTGTGTGATGTTTcgttttttgctgtgtttgggttttttttttttttgtctgagttCTACTTTTTCATAATGTTTCGCATCATTCCTCTTGCGTATCTTTGCTCTCTCTGCAGGTCTTTGCTTCAGCCTGTGCAGCTGCTATCCTCAGGAGACACCTAATGGTGTGGAAGGTTTTTGCTCCCAAGTAAGTGCTTGAATGGATTTTCCAGCTCACACGATCTTAAAGACTTTTGTAGGAAATGGATACAGAATAATAGGAATAATTACATCTAGGATTACTTtactttcctctctctccttttttttttttttttaacaatttcatcaaataatttcaattatAGAAAAATACAGATTTCTAATGTCAGAAATGACATGTTTAAGTTGTTtgaacatttgtctttttcttcttccaggtTAATGTTTGAAGCTTCAGGGTTTCTGGTGACCAGTGTGTTTCTGCTGATCGGGGTGACTTTAGTGTTAAGAGTAGAAATTGCCTTGGGCCACTGGTTCAAGAGACTCATCCCTGATGCATCCAGGTAGCAGTGgcactactgctgctgctttaccACAGAAGCCCACCAGGGCTCACTGTGACACAGACAAAACGAACATGGTGGTCACTGTGAAGTTTTTATAAGGAATCATTACCATTGGTGTTTGGCCTAAGGATTCCCACGACCATGTAATGTGATGCTGCCTCTTACTTTAAGTCAGACTGATTTCTTAGCATCtggacttgtttttttaatacagtgtttAGGTTAAAGTGTGTACGcaacctcacacacaaacacacgttcTGTTAAAGGCCTTTGAATTTGAAGTATTACCTGGTCTGAGAGAAAAGAgcagtttgtaaatgttttttcaaaacgCCTCTTTTCTAACTTGCCGGATGAAACCTCATGAAAAAGTCATTCTTGCCAAACAGTGCAGCAGTTAAGAAGCTTCTCTAAGTATATACAGTTTACACCAGCTACACGTGTGTCACGACTCGTCTGGCTGACATGCTGAAGATGTAAATCAATCTGCTCTTTAATatgaggttgtttttttttacactaatgTGCAACATAGTTTAATGTTGAATATATCTATTGAATAGAAACATTTCTGCCTGGGGAAACTTGATAAGTAGGTAGAAGTTTATTGTCCTACTACAGAATCTGAATTTGTGACTTTCCAGTTACAGGATGAACGTACAACATCTGCAAGCAGGTCTAGTCCAGGTGCATTACAGAAGTTCTTGGTATTCAAGTGTCAGCTGGAGGaacttttcaaattttttgtttttgtatgttttgtaatTTCCAGGTGAAACAAATAGTGTGTCTGGTTAGTGTGCAGTTATTAATTTTTTGCACACTTTTGGGTTAATCTGTTACTCTTTTATTTTGGGGAGTTTTGGTTCTCTAATGCCTATTTATAACTAAGATTTTATTACATCACAGATGATCCGTTTTCTAATCctacataaaacatttgtcttAATTAGGCCTTATCAAACTTTTTCATGGAGTAGGTGCTTGGCTTTATCAAATggctttttgtgttgtgtgtgtcattaGTTTGGCCAGCTCATGAAATCCAGGACCTCcagaaacactgtcacttcATTGGATCGTGAAGGAAATTAAAAGTCAGAGTCTGATGGGAGTTCTGTTACTGTTCCACAGCTAAACTTCTTTAGCTAATGTCTGATATTGAAGGGATGTTGAGCTCAGGTTGAAGTAACTATGGTGCAATGGTACTGCGTCCTCAGGCTATTTAAAGGAGTAATTGGTCGTTTAGAGTGGTTGCTGTAGGGATGTCAGCCAAAGTGATGGTTTGGCATAGATGTGTGTGGACGGGGcacattattttagttttaaaacgtttaatatataaataactgaataattaaaatgattttacatattgtgaaaaatgtaataaaaccatttttacaTCATGTCTTCCCCCTGCACTAATTCTGTATTAAGGTGGATATTGGCTTTATTGTGTTCCTTGCTGTGACTTATGAGCTTTTGCCCATGTTTAAACTTTAggattatttattgttatttttacagtgaCTTAATGGAGGAGATGGATGCTGCCATAAGTTTTTACCGGCCATCACTCAAGGTGGTTCATTCATTATTCACAAAAACTTCCCACATTCTCAGTTCCCATAACTGTGTGAGTTGTTGAAAGAAGCATTCACTTAAAGACATAATGTCATCATTTCATacacaaaggaaaatgtttcacTGAAGGTAAGACAAGGGGTTGTCTAGTAGACCACCATATCTGATGAACAGATGAATTAATGTCTCAgttgcacatttttgtttacacaCAAGTTTCACATACACTCCGatctaaaagtattggaacagtgaggccaattccctTATTTTTGctgcagactgaaaacatttgagatcaacatttcagcttttatttccaggtctttacatctggatctgatacacaacttatAAGATACCAGCgaaagtattggaacagatagacttaaaatagattaaagtgaATAAGACTTAATATTTAATTGTAAATCGTAACAATAGCTGCATCAAGCCTATGACCCTTTGActttttgtgatgcttttccaggctttcacTGCTGCGtctttcagttgtttgttttgggggctTGCTCTCGTCCTCCTCTTGCCTCTGATGAactcctttgtgttttttgggtcattatcttgctgcatGACGAAGGAGCTCCCAATATGTGtggttgcatctttctttaaattgacaaaatgtttctgtagacttcTGACTTCATTTTGCTGCTGACATCGTGTGTGACATCATCGATGAAGATTAATGAGCCTGTTCCAGAAGAAGCCATGCAAGCCCAAGCCATGACATTACCTCCactgtctacagcaaaaataaagaaatgggcCTCGCTTTTCCAATACTTTTTCAGGAAAGTGTATAAGACAGTTTCTATTACAAACTGTTCTTAAAGTGAAACCTACATGATATGACTTGATCATTGACACTGGACAGAAAAGAATGTTCCCATACTAGTCTCTGCCCACAATGAGACAGTGAGTCATTTTTGACTGAATCAACTACAAGTGATCAGTGGCAGCATTCACAGGCCAGATTCTCTGGCACAGTAACTTAATCGTTAGACTCAAATAAAGACAACAGCTCTTTCTGCTGCTACGGTGCATGAACAAAAATACaccaatttatttatattaaaaccatcagGTAGTATTAAAGTTATGGCtgattactgtatattgttaCCTATTGTTACTGTTACCTTTCTCATACCTCCTACCactgaatgaaaataaactggGGTCAAGTGTTACACTGGCTGGTGAATGAGGTCTAAGATGTGTGGGTTGTGCTGTGACTATAGGTGAATATGTCCCTACAATCATCAATACAGTATCATTCCAAAACATCAGTGTATCTGTTTGAAACTTTGGTCCTCCTATAATTTAAGATGTGAAACACCATAATTACTTTCAATCAGCGCCTCTCTACTTGCTTGTCACTCTTGGAAAGAAATCCTTACAGCTCACTTCCGCTGATTAATAGTCAGATAGATTTGTAAGATGGGGTTGGAAAATCATCTGGCTGCTGTCTGATATTAGTACCTGGAGTTCATTGAGAAAGTCTTGATCTTTCCACAAAGCATTAGACTTGATTTCTACCATCCCTTGGTGCTCGTCTGATGTGGAGAAAACACATAAAGGTGccttttattttcagctgttaCTACTAAGTAAGGCTCAGTTACTTTAACTGTGTAAGCAAACTTTAAGTCCATAATTTCGGCCTCTAAAAACGCCCTTTAGTTACCTGATGTAAAAGACCATGTCAGACAAATTTCATCATACTGAGCAGAATACTGGCCAAACATTGTCTTAAAAATGTTGTTCTCCTGTCTACTAAAGGTAGAATTAAATATCCCATTCTAGAATAATATTATTATGGGAATTTATgagtttatctttttaaaaagtactcaCCTTGTCACTTCTTGGTTTAAAAAGTCATAGAAGTAGTTAAATGGTGATCGCCgtgtgcagtgaatgtgtttaaatgaacaGTAGTAATATTACACCTGTATGTGAAAGGTGAAATTTCTGCTGAATCAGTATCTCGGTTAAAAACATCACCCTGAAGACAGATTAGGACTCCAACCAACTCTGTAAAAAGATAACTGACAAACAGCGAGACTAGAAAATGTCCAAGTCACTGTATCAAATAGAGCACACTTAAATCTATCATTAAAAAATGGAAGGGATGGTACAGGTATCTGTACTTTTATTCTGTTGCTTGTAGCTTTCAATGTTTGTTAGCAAAACATGTAACAGTGATTGGGATTTCATGCTGTAGATCCCAGAATTCTGCTGACAGccaatttcttttttgctttgtcagaagaacaataaacaagaacaacaacagagcACTTATGAATTTAATGTGCATCTAAGCAAACATTTCCAGTATCATCCTCTGCACACTTTTTAATGTGCAGCATGCAGGGAACCTCATTAGCAGGGCCTTAATGCAGCTGAACAGATACTGACAATATGGtatcaaaaatattatttgactTCATGAggatatttgtttatatttacttACATGGCTTTAACTAGGCTGCTTGATTTGGTTTTAATGAGGAGAGAAATGCTGTATGAACTGTACTGTGTGTcataaacaatacaataatattCAAGTCTCATTAAATTTGTGGTTAGACTTCACATTATACACATCCTACTACTTACAGAGCAACATTCTGATCAGGTATTTGCAGAAATTACATAACACAAAATAtgttaagtgtttttaatttgtacttATATAGCATTTACTGCAAACCCTGACCTCAGTGCAAAGCTCTGTTACTGCAGGCACTCTTTCTACAGTATATAAGCAGTGATTCTTCATTTGTTGTCCATTCCAAGATCACTACATGCATgatccaaatgttttttttttcaattattaacAATTGTACCCAACAgagagcaaaaacacaaataggCAGCAGATGAAAGTAATTTTGAAAGAGTGAGTCCCATGTGAAAGAGAATAGTTGTAAATCATGTACAACACTGATAAAGATTCCAACCCTGCACTTTGTGGGGAGGGATGTTGATCAGTCTGAGATTGTTAAGTATGTAGCCTCACTTTCTTTGATGGATtgatcctttaaaaaaaaacaacataaaaacaaaaacagaatttaaaataaaattaaaagaaataataccATCAATTCTGTTTGCAGCTCTAGATAAGACTGACTGCAGCTACTTAATGCACTGTACTCTGCTGTGATGAATCACCTTTTAAAGGATGTCTGCTTTTAAATGCTCAGTTTGTTTGTGGCCCAAGCTCATAGCATTAAGAACCAAGTTACCAGTTAAGGTTTTGCccagaggagagagaaggtTTATTGAAgttcattttcagtgcacagaTATTCCCCTGAAGCAAGACAAGGTTACCATGCACGATGCATGTGCACAGCTCTGCTGTGGTCACTGGCTGACCCTGAAATATCGATCAGGACATGTATAGTGTTGTCCTAATTCATCATGTGGTTATTGCGTCCCCACGTGTAATAATTGGCCATGGATTTAGTGTCAGATGAGCGACTGTGGGAGCCAACCTTCTGACATGGATTTGATCTGTAGGACCTTATCAACGCCTTCCCGTAGTGATTTTCCATacagtgacaaacaaaatgttgacCTAAAGTGCTAAGTAATCATAAATAGATCACGTTCACTGCAAAGATAAAAGGCTGGCTGCTCCTAAAGGGGTCGGATGCAAGGCTTGAAACAGCGAGGGCAGCAGGTCATgggctggagaaaaaaaatccagttttgATTTAGACTTAAGTCTCGTGTAGGTAGTCTTAAGAACTACCTACACGCCTGTCCCCTGTTCTCCCCTTTAATATGATTCTAACTGTCACCATTAAAATCAAATCTGAACAGTTAATgttatcaaaataaatatttgccaTTATGTTACAGCAACAGCaggattaaaacacacacaacctgaCCTTTGTACCTCTGTGGTTGTGAAACCCCTCCTGaacacaataatgcacacaGTAGCATCTCTGTTATTGTTATGATCATTGTTCTAGCACTTCCCATCGAAAGACAAATTTGAAAgttgcacatgcacaaatgaaCGTTAAGAAACAAACTCTGGACATATTCCAGTTGAGAGTTAATGTtgttgacaaagacaaaactggtCCTTGGTGTTCAAAAAAGATTAAAGTGAAAGTTTTATGCTTGAAGGGATACATTGCAGCAGGCCAGGACCTGATCAATGGGCTGGGTCTGGTGGGTCAATTGAAAGACATGCACAGGGGAGCTATAAGGCTCGATGTGTTTGCACACTACAGCACTTCAGTTGGCTTTGGTCCTGTGGCACCTTTCCGTAAAAGATCTGCTTCAGTGAGTTGCATCAAAGCCAACAAGGGAGTGCTTTGGAATATGGTATACGTGTACATCTACAGAGGGAAACAATTTGTGGCTTGAATGCTCAAAGTTATCCgagttcctttttttaaatgcaccaaCAAAGTTTGAAACACCTAACCAACGTTAAAGGGGACAAAAGTCTTTATATGTTATTAAACAGGAAGCCTCACTTTTTTCACATATACAATCTGGATAAGTCCTGGTCCAGCTCCTTTGGAAAACAGAGGACCATTATggtaaaaaatgtgaattatgCTATTTAGATCTATCTGTGTTGAGATATTAAAGCATATGAAGGTAAATATAAACCCTATTTGTAGAAAAGCCGGGACATTGTGTCAAATCGTTTGAAAGTTATTCTAACTGTATACTGTACAAAGACAGCGTGTCCAACACATCATATTGTTGCTATACAGGTAGAATgtggtttggttttgtgttgttgaaataagaaaaatgttttctacaaaACGTGTTAGATGGCAGCATATGAAAACCTGAATATCAGTATAAAGG from the Channa argus isolate prfri chromosome 18, Channa argus male v1.0, whole genome shotgun sequence genome contains:
- the pigo gene encoding GPI ethanolamine phosphate transferase 3, which gives rise to MKGLPVLSFLLWVCALYFVGIYLFMSGFLLVRLEVNRTSTCGDVLQPGEDPADFCRVPPRFRRVVLLIIDALKIDFARFDPRNTAPKPYENKLPVLEETVSSRPSHSRLYPFRADPPTTTMQRIKGFTTGSLPTFVDVGNNFASSAILEDNLIHQFGQVGKRVVFMGDDTWESLFPKKFHRSLPFPSFNVKDLHTVDNGILQHLYTTMMGDDWDVLVAHFLGVDHCGHRFGPDHPAMADKLTQMDGVIRSVIDRLQNDTLLVVMGDHGMTDTGDHGGESQKETDASLFLYSPSSLFSGPPAQSEPDVVPQTDLVPTLALLLGVPIPYSSVGQVLLPLFPPHGQIEGAVGGLSQLEALWINAKQVNRFLETYSSMAKDIPPESVSKLKDEFSRLSSEYLTSVREGRSPSPELAASVQTYLTSVRDTCRATWAQFNPLKMAAGLAILAFACLICFVLSELSLMLLREDGPRLKAPLVTPLVGGVCVASFQLLTRGYIEVAWCLVVAAFTSELFFLWKAHRSRVSDTAKNGSKAPKCASWLSPRCLLAPPLLVALLRCASLLSDSYVIAEGRVVTFLVFSLALYIPVHLNWDSLLLPPSHDPLKCAGLLPSSALSPSTVRKESSTLLGCLGLLIGSLYLSLSFHGCREEQGSCQPSPFLSPLSRLQDTQLKNLHYILSVVSLGLWTHLLRCCLRHYGNLNSSGGTVFTARWILPLLSVCLGLHWAVSATPEDSFRNLAEVISLAQLALPRAAFCLLGLGLFLIWLDPLTVFLKTRAGPLARGSSLPPPRYRASTSISPQAELHHLIPQIYQRIRHSLDDGELTRGSEVEGRPAVEAYGLGTVYSAPLLLFCGLLGIGLLLLHPEGMALSFLLLLLEMAALLHIHASSTTLSGLHGTFSGGYNVPWTPVVLWSLATTQFFHATGHLPTFPSIQWGAAFVGFPDGHTGTMLPASLVTLNTFAAHILFAVGCPLLLFWPLVCEVRGSRGERAFGEEGEDAVMEMRLRENPNQFTSALLQLSARYLFIHGAQVFASACAAAILRRHLMVWKVFAPKLMFEASGFLVTSVFLLIGVTLVLRVEIALGHWFKRLIPDASR